Proteins from one Mastacembelus armatus chromosome 16, fMasArm1.2, whole genome shotgun sequence genomic window:
- the LOC113136776 gene encoding myocardin, which produces MTLLASERSLLIRNKFRSVLQLRIQNRRQSEINADPGLKSTSPSQKTEKDQGEALRLSDNGATQKLPPSGLNTETAQERTVCSAQRQKKARLSQDLTERIQHPPGPAERQQEHTLPLENCPPAFPLSTDVFEDDISSCSSSSPTEQHGVHQSLAFSSVLGLPGDQLLSDFSTMGPPLSQSPSHSQSGLALLPATEGIRQPMSVTLAASNSMATTGRPNGMYPTSQATPLLPKTVRPPSPTCSSLPPSLNYNHLPRSRKPRDTKPKMRKLKYHQYIPPDQRGLSGTGGGGAKQKSPTPTQPLDPAYSHLLSQQQVFLQLQILQSQQQQQQQQQQQQQQQQQKQQQQQQQQQQQQQQQQLTVVPSGDHNDLVKSSGAMPPNPQPVPATANHTPTGTKSELLPANLVDLTVSELRQQLRKRGLPVSGTKSALLQRLRPFQRPHACLTPAPLGQLGTSLEPLTRCPPLPPSQSPSASSSSGQDSPSRSPNQQLYFQDRGITNGALPDNPNGIMNTSLSGFTNETPVSLAGEQCVPTSSGFLAPGSIASETPSPSLPLSSSSPLQCGNPWRTENEQQHQQQQELSVELEMRERIRSRPRDRSSTTDSESSGGSLHPFLQQDPGCCKVKPETDGKKEALFTQVLCCQPCEVIGQDFELPVQITASPVQSLHSVRSLEEELQEAIQKAQMDPRQSIDDILDEPLTCVGSVNTLHHKSPGHSTPSLSASPQVDQSQSSQQHSKDDSFLPSPLCSSLLLELPPSPAVINPNQVVPAPPPPLICISPLPSTGKSRKRRAPTPFDAADWLETLTSGLRPLTPPVAPFVETDFSLDSDLNVNRVLDLMIEQW; this is translated from the exons ATGACTCTTCTGGCCTCTGAGAGGTCACTTCTCATCCGGAACAAGTTCCGCTCAG tcctgcagctgagGATTCAGAATCGAAGGCAGAGTGAAATCAATGCAGACCCTG GGTTGAAATCTACCAGTCCCTCtcaaaaaacagagaaagatcAGGGTGAAGCTCTG CGTCTAAGTGATAATGGTGCCACTCAGAAGTTGCCCCCTAGTGGTCTGAACACTGAAACAGCTCAAG AGAGGACTGTGTGTAGTGCACAGAGGCAAAAGAAGGCTCGCCTGTCGCAGGACCTCACAGAGAGGATCCAACATCCGCCTGGACCTGCGGAGCGACAGCAAGAGCATACACTGCCCCTGGAGAACT GTCCTCCCGCTTTCCCTCTATCCACTGATGTCTTCGAAGATGAcatctcctcctgctcctcctcttcacccaCCGAGCAACATGGCGTTCACCAATCTCTAGCCTTTTCTTCTGTGCTAGGGCTCCCTGGTGACCAATTACTGAGTGACTTCTCAACTATGGGGCCACCCCTTAGCCAGAGCCCCAGTCATTCTCAG TCTGGTTTGGCGTTGCTCCCGGCAACCGAGGGCATCAGACAACCTATGAGTGTAACACTGGCTGCATCAAATTCCATGGCAACAACTGGGAGACCAAATGGGATGTATCCGACCTCTCAGGCCACACCCCTGCTGCCAAAG aCAGTCCGGCCTCCCAGCCCCACCTGCTCATCGCTGCCCCCCTCCCTCAACTACAACCACCTCCCCCGCTCACGAAAACCGCGGGACACAAAACCCAAAATGAGGAAACTCAAGTATCACCAGTACATTCCTCCAGACCAGAGAGGACTGTCTGGGACTGGAG GGGGAGGAGCCAAACAGAAGAGCCCTACCCCTACCCAGCCTTTAGACCCAGCATATTCCCATCTCCTCAGTCAGCAGCAGGTCTTCCTCCAGCTGCAAATCCTCcagagccagcagcagcagcagcagcagcagcagcagcagcagcagcagcagcagcaaaagcagcagcagcagcagcagcagcagcagcaacagcaacagcagcaacagctcaCTGTTGTACCCAG TGGAGATCACAATGATCTTGTGAAATCCTCTGGAGCCATGCCCCCAAACCCCCAACCTGTTCCTGCCACAGCAAACCACACTCCTACGGGCACAAAGTCTGAGCTTCTACCTGCAAATCTTGTTGATCTAACA GTGTCAGAATTGCGACAGCAGCTGCGTAAGCGTGGTCTCCCTGTCTCCGGCACCAAGTCTGCCCTGTTGCAACGTCTTCGCCCCTTCCAGCGTCCTCATGCTTGCCTCACTCCTGCTCCCCTCGGCCAGCTGGGTACCAGCCTGGAGCCCCTCACCCGCTGCCCCCCACTGCCACCTAGCCAGAGCCCCAGTGCAAGCTCCAGCTCTGGACAAGATTCACCCAGCAGAAGCCCTAACCAACAGCTCTACTTCCAGGACAGAGGGATTACCAATGGGGCTCTCCCTGACAATCCAAATGGAATTATGAACACCAGCCTGTCTGGTTTCACAAATGAGACTCCAGTCAGTCTGGCTGGTGAACAGTGTGTACCTACCAGTTCTGGCTTCCTGGCACCTGGCAGTATCGCCTCAGAAACTCCCAGTCCTAGTCTACCCCTGTCGTCTTCCTCACCCTTGCAGTGTGGCAATCCGTGGAGAACTGAGAACgagcagcagcatcaacagcagcaggagctgaGTGTGGAACTGGAGATGAGGGAGAGGATAAGGAGCAGGCCTAGGGACCGCTCTTCTACCACTGACTCAGAG TCTTCTGGAGGATCCCTTCATCCTTTCCTGCAACAGGATCCAGGATGTTGTAAAGTGAAGCCAGAAACAGATGGGAAAAAAGAGGCATTGTTTACGCAG GTGCTTTGCTGCCAACCTTGTGAAGTGATTGGCCAGGACTTTGAGCTGCCAGTGCAGATTACAGCAAGTCCTGTTCAGTCCTTGCACAGTGTTCGCAGCTTGGAAGAGGAACTACAGGAGGCTATCCAAAAAGCACAG ATGGACCCTCGGCAGTCCATAGATGACATTCTCGATGAGCCTCTTACTTGTGTTG GCTCTGTCAATACATTGCATCATAAATCTCCAGGCCACTCAACCCCCAGCCTTTCTGCTTCTCCTCAAGTTGATCAGTCCCAGTCCTCCCAACAACACAGCAAGGATGACAGCTTTCTGCCCTCACCCCTTTGCTCCTCTCTCTTGCTCGAGCTTCCTCCATCTCCTGCTGTGATAAACCCAAACCAGGTTGTCCCAGCTCCCCCACCACCACTCATCTGTATTTCCCCTCTGCCGTCCACTGGAAAGTCACGGAAACGACGGGCTCCAACACCATTTGACGCTGCTGACTGGCTTGAAACGCTGACATCTGGCCTCCGTCCACTTACTCCACCAGTAGCTCCCTTTGTTGAAACAGACTTCAGTCTGGATTCAGATCTGAATGTCAATCGAGTGCTGGATCTGATGATAGAGCAATGGTGA